A section of the Virgibacillus sp. NKC19-3 genome encodes:
- a CDS encoding PTS sugar transporter subunit IIA — protein sequence MNEIKSLFNKELIFIESAESQSDIFTYIGNVLIEKGKVKPDFVKAIKEREKNYPTGLDLSPVSNDIPNAAIPHTETEYCKSKHIVFVKLNEGVRWNNMIAPEQEMEVKYLFFIINDEKDNQTNVLSEIMTFVTDASKLKSLESMNSENEIYQFLVGQKNKKLKGAVTND from the coding sequence ATGAATGAAATTAAATCATTATTTAATAAAGAATTAATTTTTATCGAAAGTGCTGAAAGTCAGTCGGATATTTTCACTTATATTGGAAATGTGCTAATTGAAAAAGGAAAGGTGAAACCGGACTTTGTGAAAGCAATCAAAGAGAGAGAAAAGAATTATCCCACCGGATTGGATTTAAGCCCAGTAAGCAATGACATCCCAAATGCGGCTATACCACATACGGAAACAGAATATTGTAAAAGTAAGCACATCGTTTTTGTAAAATTAAATGAGGGTGTTAGGTGGAATAATATGATAGCACCGGAACAGGAAATGGAAGTTAAATATTTATTTTTCATTATAAATGATGAAAAAGATAATCAAACGAATGTGCTTTCAGAAATAATGACTTTTGTAACAGATGCAAGTAAGTTAAAATCTTTGGAATCTATGAACTCCGAAAACGAAATCTATCAGTTTTTAGTAGGACAAAAAAATAAAAAACTAAAGGGAGCGGTTACAAATGATTAA
- a CDS encoding hexose kinase — MILTITLNPSVDISYKPNTFTLDSVTRVKDVSKTAGGKGLNVSRVLQQLGESVAATGFLGGSLGKFISKEITAQGIQDYFIGIDGETRNCIAIIHDGQQTELLEAGPTILEQEETRFLNTFSEYARQAEIVTISGSLPQGLAIEFYQKIIEIATSYDSPVLLDTKGELLKSTLKGKIKPYLIKPNQDELGDLFGRKLIDESDVVKALKSELFLDVPWIVVTLGADGAFVKHKNMLYRVYIPPIDAINPVGSGDSVIAGFAAGISRGYTDKNLIKFGLAMGVLNAIEEKTGYVDPENIEWCVGEMDIIEF; from the coding sequence TTGATTTTAACTATAACATTAAACCCATCTGTCGATATTAGTTATAAGCCAAATACATTTACATTGGATTCAGTAACAAGAGTCAAAGATGTTTCCAAAACAGCTGGTGGAAAAGGATTGAATGTAAGTCGCGTGTTGCAACAGCTTGGAGAAAGCGTTGCAGCTACAGGGTTTCTTGGTGGCAGTTTAGGAAAGTTTATTAGCAAAGAAATTACTGCACAGGGAATCCAGGATTATTTTATCGGAATAGATGGAGAAACACGTAACTGCATTGCGATTATTCATGATGGTCAGCAAACAGAATTATTGGAAGCTGGACCAACAATCTTAGAGCAGGAAGAAACACGATTTTTGAATACATTTTCTGAATATGCACGACAAGCTGAGATCGTTACTATTTCCGGAAGTCTGCCACAAGGATTAGCAATTGAGTTTTATCAAAAGATAATCGAGATAGCAACCAGTTATGATAGCCCGGTATTGCTCGATACAAAAGGTGAATTACTTAAAAGTACGCTTAAAGGTAAAATCAAACCGTATCTGATCAAACCGAATCAAGATGAACTAGGTGATTTGTTTGGGCGTAAATTAATAGATGAATCCGATGTTGTTAAAGCTTTAAAATCAGAACTGTTCTTAGATGTACCGTGGATTGTAGTCACACTTGGAGCTGATGGGGCGTTCGTAAAACATAAAAATATGCTGTATCGCGTGTATATACCTCCAATCGATGCAATTAATCCAGTTGGTTCTGGAGACTCTGTGATCGCAGGTTTTGCGGCTGGAATATCAAGAGGTTATACAGATAAGAATCTAATTAAATTCGGATTGGCAATGGGTGTGTTAAATGCGATAGAAGAAAAAACGGGGTATGTAGACCCAGAAAACATAGAATGGTGTGTAGGAGAGATGGATATTATTGAGTTTTAA
- the lacB gene encoding galactose-6-phosphate isomerase subunit LacB — MKISIGCDHIVTEIKDHIVKYLTDKGHEVIDNGTYDKERTHYPIYGKKTAEVVATGEADVGIVICGTGVGISVSANKVKGIRAALVGDVETARYAKESLNANVLAMGGRIVGLGVIENTIDVFLGTKYKETEENKALIERIDSIDMNQDLVQDEHFFDEFIEKWDQGVYHK; from the coding sequence ATGAAAATTTCAATAGGTTGTGACCATATCGTTACAGAAATAAAGGATCATATCGTGAAATATCTAACCGATAAAGGGCATGAAGTCATTGATAATGGAACATATGATAAAGAACGAACGCATTATCCAATCTATGGTAAAAAAACAGCTGAAGTAGTAGCGACTGGTGAAGCAGATGTAGGAATAGTAATTTGTGGAACCGGTGTTGGAATTTCTGTTAGTGCAAACAAAGTGAAAGGAATACGTGCAGCATTGGTAGGAGATGTAGAAACTGCCAGATATGCAAAAGAATCCCTTAATGCAAATGTATTGGCTATGGGAGGACGAATTGTAGGACTCGGTGTTATTGAAAATACAATTGATGTCTTCTTAGGAACGAAATATAAAGAAACAGAAGAAAACAAAGCATTAATTGAAAGAATAGACTCCATTGATATGAATCAAGATTTGGTACAAGATGAACACTTTTTCGATGAGTTTATCGAAAAATGGGATCAAGGTGTATACCATAAGTAA
- a CDS encoding DeoR/GlpR family DNA-binding transcription regulator, translated as MLQLIDDRDFLKVNEAAELLDVTEMTIRRDLVNLEKQGSIVRVHGGAKKIPEDEYIELSHKEKETLNVEEKKYVAKKAAELIKDKDIVFIGPGTTTEMIYDYIDVNTANIITNSISIFNRFQGDTRFEVILIGGRLRERTKTFVGYFTRNWIKDFKVQKTFIGTNGIYEEKITTADEEEGSIQQTILNNSKNNYVVSDSSKFGIEAFQVICPIQDVTAIVTDQQIPAKIEEFYKGKCKIIN; from the coding sequence ATTCTTCAATTAATAGATGATAGGGATTTTCTAAAAGTAAATGAAGCAGCTGAATTATTAGATGTTACTGAAATGACGATTCGACGTGATCTTGTAAATTTAGAAAAACAAGGATCAATTGTGAGGGTTCATGGAGGTGCTAAGAAAATCCCGGAAGACGAGTATATTGAATTGTCTCATAAAGAAAAGGAAACCTTAAATGTTGAAGAGAAGAAATATGTTGCCAAGAAAGCAGCTGAATTAATTAAAGATAAAGATATCGTATTTATAGGACCTGGGACAACAACGGAAATGATTTACGATTATATTGATGTAAATACAGCAAACATTATTACGAACTCTATCTCTATATTTAATCGCTTTCAGGGAGATACTAGATTTGAAGTAATTCTCATCGGTGGCAGACTACGTGAAAGAACCAAAACTTTTGTTGGTTATTTTACGCGAAATTGGATAAAGGATTTTAAGGTTCAGAAAACGTTTATTGGAACAAATGGAATCTATGAGGAAAAAATAACCACCGCAGATGAAGAAGAAGGGTCTATTCAGCAGACCATTTTAAATAACTCAAAAAATAATTACGTAGTGTCTGACAGCAGTAAATTTGGTATTGAAGCATTTCAAGTAATATGTCCCATTCAAGATGTTACAGCTATAGTTACAGATCAACAAATTCCAGCAAAAATTGAAGAATTTTATAAAGGTAAGTGCAAAATAATTAATTAG
- a CDS encoding PTS transporter subunit IIC — protein sequence MLEKIIEFANMIFDPLIALGAAPMMFILLTIFALLMRVKVGRALEGGLKLAIALTGIGAVIDMLTGEFAPALEDFVLATGIELNITDVGWAPLATITWGSAYTLFFLLILVVINLVMLVINKTNTLDVDIFNFWHLSIIGLLVMYYSNNLLLATLLVTMLGVMKFINADAMKPTFNDLLDMPESNPTTTTHLNFMLNPVIMLFDKFFEKVLPFLDKYDFDAAWLNEKIGFWGSKFAIGIYLGAFVGILGQQSPQAIFSLAFIGGVSLELFSIVGTWFISAMEPISQGITDFMGKRLKGRKFNIGIDWPFVAARAEMWAAANIIAPIMLIIALFLPGNEILPLGGIIAIGLTPALLVVCRGKIMRMILIGAFMVPIFLWSGTAIAPFVTDTAASVGASPAGIEEGALITHSTLEGPVEKFLGILVGQAGEDFSIGPVLTALGAIAAYILLFIWYIRQMKKRNKVYKEEKENEAEAV from the coding sequence ATGTTAGAAAAGATAATAGAATTTGCTAATATGATCTTCGACCCTTTAATAGCATTAGGCGCGGCTCCGATGATGTTTATTTTGTTAACTATATTTGCACTTTTAATGCGTGTCAAAGTAGGCCGAGCACTTGAAGGTGGGCTGAAACTGGCTATTGCCTTAACAGGAATTGGTGCAGTAATTGATATGTTAACAGGGGAATTTGCCCCTGCCTTGGAAGATTTCGTCTTAGCAACTGGTATTGAATTAAATATAACGGATGTTGGTTGGGCGCCTCTAGCAACTATTACATGGGGATCAGCATACACGTTGTTTTTCTTATTAATACTGGTTGTTATAAATCTGGTTATGCTCGTTATTAATAAAACAAATACACTAGACGTAGATATATTTAACTTCTGGCATTTATCAATTATTGGATTACTCGTCATGTACTATTCAAATAACTTATTGTTGGCGACATTATTGGTTACGATGCTTGGTGTTATGAAATTTATCAATGCAGATGCTATGAAACCAACATTTAATGATTTACTAGATATGCCTGAATCGAATCCGACAACAACAACACACTTAAATTTCATGCTTAATCCAGTAATTATGCTTTTCGATAAGTTTTTTGAAAAAGTACTTCCATTTCTTGATAAATACGATTTTGATGCGGCATGGTTAAATGAAAAAATAGGGTTCTGGGGGAGTAAGTTTGCCATTGGTATTTATTTAGGAGCTTTTGTTGGTATTTTAGGTCAGCAATCACCACAAGCAATATTCAGTCTTGCATTTATTGGCGGGGTTTCATTAGAGCTCTTCTCCATTGTGGGGACATGGTTTATTTCAGCGATGGAACCAATATCACAAGGAATTACCGATTTTATGGGGAAACGATTAAAAGGAAGAAAGTTCAATATTGGTATAGATTGGCCGTTCGTAGCTGCTCGTGCTGAAATGTGGGCTGCTGCAAACATTATTGCGCCAATTATGCTAATCATCGCTTTATTCTTACCAGGAAATGAAATACTTCCTTTAGGCGGAATCATAGCAATCGGATTAACACCTGCATTGTTGGTTGTTTGTCGAGGAAAGATCATGCGAATGATATTAATTGGAGCATTCATGGTACCAATATTTTTATGGTCAGGAACTGCAATTGCACCATTCGTAACAGATACAGCAGCATCAGTAGGAGCATCACCAGCTGGAATAGAGGAGGGGGCTCTTATCACGCACTCCACATTGGAGGGACCAGTCGAAAAATTCCTTGGGATTTTAGTAGGTCAAGCTGGTGAAGATTTTAGTATAGGTCCTGTTCTTACTGCTTTAGGAGCTATTGCAGCTTATATTCTACTATTCATATGGTATATCAGACAAATGAAAAAACGTAATAAGGTATATAAAGAAGAAAAAGAAAATGAAGCAGAAGCGGTATAG
- the lacD gene encoding tagatose-bisphosphate aldolase: MTMSELKTKRLNKLMNENGYFSALAIDQRGALKRMMGEDSTQEQIESFKSLVSGKLTPHASAILLDPEYGWPAVGTKDEKCGLLVAYEKTGYDTTEKGRMPSLLPEWSVKRLVEKGADGIKILIYHDIDDNSGVNDSKDIFIERIASECVAEDVPFFLEILTYSEEIEDTKGKEYAKSKPHKVIGSMKHFADERFGVDVLKVEVPVNMNYVEGYNEGEILHKKEEAAKIFKEQSDATNIPYIFLSAGVSSELFQETLKFAKQAEAEFHGVLCGRATWSGAAHLYKEKGEKAASDWLDSEGKRNISSLNNVLASTASDCGF; the protein is encoded by the coding sequence ATGACAATGAGTGAACTTAAAACAAAACGGTTAAATAAATTAATGAATGAAAATGGTTACTTCAGTGCATTAGCCATTGATCAAAGAGGTGCATTAAAACGCATGATGGGTGAAGATTCGACACAGGAACAAATCGAATCGTTTAAGTCACTTGTTTCGGGAAAATTAACACCTCACGCTTCTGCAATTCTACTAGATCCCGAATATGGTTGGCCAGCAGTAGGAACTAAGGATGAAAAATGCGGGCTGTTAGTTGCTTACGAAAAAACAGGTTATGACACGACAGAAAAAGGCCGTATGCCCAGCTTGCTTCCGGAATGGTCTGTGAAACGCCTTGTAGAAAAAGGAGCAGATGGTATTAAAATATTAATCTATCATGATATCGATGATAATAGTGGAGTTAACGATAGCAAAGATATATTTATAGAAAGAATTGCATCAGAATGTGTGGCTGAAGATGTACCCTTTTTCCTGGAAATTTTAACATATTCAGAAGAAATAGAGGACACTAAGGGAAAAGAATACGCTAAGTCTAAGCCACATAAAGTAATCGGATCGATGAAGCATTTTGCTGATGAGCGTTTTGGTGTAGATGTTTTAAAAGTCGAAGTACCAGTCAATATGAATTATGTTGAAGGTTATAATGAAGGAGAAATACTTCATAAAAAAGAAGAAGCAGCAAAAATATTTAAAGAACAAAGCGATGCTACTAACATCCCCTATATATTTCTTAGTGCAGGCGTAAGCTCAGAATTATTCCAGGAAACATTGAAATTTGCGAAACAAGCAGAAGCAGAATTTCACGGTGTGTTATGTGGTAGAGCTACTTGGAGTGGTGCAGCTCATCTATACAAAGAAAAAGGAGAGAAGGCGGCCTCAGATTGGCTTGATTCAGAAGGAAAGAGAAATATTTCTAGTCTAAATAACGTTCTTGCCTCTACCGCTTCTGATTGTGGTTTTTAA
- the lacA gene encoding galactose-6-phosphate isomerase subunit LacA: protein MKVVIGSDRNGFELKKILKTYITNLGHEIIDETPEKDLDLYEATTKVAKIIQEEKADRGIIIDEYGVGSSITANKYKGIICANVFDEHSATMTIRHNNASIISIGSGIVGPILAEKIVESFLTAEYDGGRHQVRVDMLNKMC, encoded by the coding sequence ATGAAGGTTGTTATCGGTAGTGATCGTAATGGATTCGAATTAAAAAAAATATTAAAGACGTATATCACTAATTTGGGTCATGAAATAATAGATGAAACGCCAGAAAAGGATTTAGATCTATACGAAGCCACTACAAAAGTTGCAAAAATTATCCAGGAAGAAAAAGCAGATCGAGGTATTATTATTGATGAATATGGCGTTGGATCATCCATTACAGCTAATAAGTATAAAGGTATCATTTGCGCAAATGTGTTTGATGAACATTCGGCTACAATGACCATTAGACACAATAATGCATCCATCATTAGCATTGGTTCTGGAATTGTGGGTCCTATATTAGCCGAAAAAATAGTTGAATCTTTTCTAACAGCAGAATATGACGGTGGCAGGCACCAAGTTAGAGTAGATATGTTAAATAAAATGTGCTAA
- a CDS encoding PTS sugar transporter subunit IIB gives MIKILAACGAGINSSHQIKTAIEEEMKKRGHKVQVDAVVIKDINEAMMKQYDIFTPISKTKFSFDITIPTVEAGPILYRMAAMADPVFDELESVIKKLNK, from the coding sequence ATGATTAAAATTTTAGCAGCGTGCGGAGCAGGTATTAATTCAAGTCATCAAATAAAAACAGCTATTGAAGAGGAAATGAAAAAAAGAGGGCATAAAGTTCAAGTAGATGCGGTAGTAATCAAGGATATAAATGAAGCAATGATGAAGCAATATGATATTTTTACTCCAATATCCAAAACGAAATTTAGCTTTGATATTACGATTCCAACTGTGGAAGCTGGACCAATATTATATCGTATGGCAGCGATGGCTGATCCAGTTTTTGACGAATTGGAAAGCGTTATCAAGAAATTAAATAAATAG
- a CDS encoding discoidin domain-containing protein — translation MLNYTYHLRSLTNIMSIFVIGYLLLVIIPTVTLGGSSVNAAEEEEGTIGTIEDITVDNEEVYIDLSTGEGIKVTFLKDNLFRFHLDPDKEFPDYPEPNSPDHETKIIDKNESEYSDEYGSIKVDIDEDSELFKISTEAVELRIEKETSKMSLYDKNQSKVLWEEAAPLKYESNNTVQTLSTSENEYFYGGGQQNGYYSHKNETINISVGGGWDAGAASSPVPFYLSTDGYGVMRNTFQPGTYDFSKTATFEHSEERYDAYYFVEDSIPNIIDEYTELTGEPALLPEYAFYVGHLDCFNGEHNGHGDNRSLMEDGLNTLNSYMENDMPLGWFTPNDGYGCGYDGLDNLEEFTTAANEQNVKTGLWTESELEPDPDLPEDDPLRRDLDGEIQAGVRAIKTDVAWVGPGYSMALDATRLAAEGISKEENSGGARPFIVSLNGWAGTQRYASLWSGDQYGGNWEYIRMHIPTYIGAGLSGNPNVGSDMDGIFGGDEVIQTRDFQWKTFTPTQLDMDGWASSGDDYTHEKTPWNYGEPYASINRLYLKLKSQMLPYNYTIAEESTSESMPMVRGMMLEYPDDPYTYGTETQYQYMWGPNLLVAPVYKESDHEAGVRDEIYLPDEDQVWIDYFTGEQYEGGSVIHNFEAPLWKTPVFVKNGAIIPMAPENNSPDELDGTENRIFDIYPEGESEFTMYEDDGESVDYKDNKNMRTKITSIVEEDTAVITVDKAKGNGYDGIIKDRGTEFIVNTQQEPEDLTVHIGDEEIDLTEVKTEEEYEESSNVFFYNEEPNLNKYSTEGSEFEDNEIITTPKLYVKIEKTDITANDISLTVDGFNNTPKEEVIDDEVPETPTNLRANEEEVTADEIKLEWDQVEDENVQYEVMIDGVIHSNVFTKNDEDPYFTHSDLNYDTDYTYKVRAVNTKGPSEWSEELKVRTELDPFRNVPENMTATASSYQSGEEAENAIDGDENTQWHTEWGEANLPYTYEIDMQLAYDLDKFEYLPRIDAGNGTILNYDLDVSLDGKTYKNIVKDGSFEANNQLKTIDFDETVHARFIKLTITDSVGDFGSAREFRPYKKNKTEGWVVGKNISDGAEGEIGEDDLNFFASYMGVDKTDSSWNQVMKGDINYNGVIDAYDLMYVASHLGEEPLEETGESIEGSLDVRPSKLQLEKGEEFTVDIIGNNLQDINAFNLELTFDPSKYKLADDGINPTDATKHMLNYSKQNGQRMMVALSNKGSQPTLEGNETIATVKLEAREDTEFDASITRSLLLNTSFDTVDEIGDILEPKDDEISAAQIKSLVEELNEEGEFEDNSTVRSLTMHLEAVSHYEGNEEAKKVVKHMNSFKQLLNHQRKNQLISEQGFSMLKEKSDSLLEKWQ, via the coding sequence ATGCTAAATTATACGTATCATCTAAGGTCACTAACAAATATAATGAGTATATTTGTAATAGGTTATTTACTATTAGTAATAATTCCCACAGTAACACTTGGTGGGAGCAGCGTAAATGCAGCTGAAGAGGAAGAAGGAACTATTGGTACGATAGAAGACATCACGGTAGATAACGAGGAAGTGTATATAGACTTATCCACAGGCGAAGGGATAAAGGTAACCTTTTTAAAAGATAACCTTTTTCGTTTTCATTTAGATCCAGACAAAGAATTCCCGGATTACCCTGAACCCAATAGTCCAGATCACGAAACTAAAATTATTGACAAAAATGAAAGCGAATACAGTGATGAATATGGTTCCATAAAAGTAGATATTGATGAGGATTCTGAGCTTTTCAAGATCTCTACAGAAGCAGTAGAACTAAGAATTGAAAAAGAAACTTCTAAAATGAGCTTGTATGATAAAAATCAATCTAAAGTTCTTTGGGAAGAGGCCGCTCCACTTAAATATGAGAGCAACAACACAGTACAAACATTATCGACAAGTGAAAATGAGTATTTTTATGGTGGTGGCCAACAAAACGGATACTATTCCCATAAAAATGAAACTATAAATATTTCAGTTGGTGGCGGCTGGGATGCGGGGGCTGCGTCAAGTCCTGTGCCATTCTACTTAAGCACTGATGGTTATGGTGTTATGCGTAATACCTTCCAGCCAGGAACTTATGACTTTTCCAAAACTGCTACATTTGAGCATTCTGAAGAGCGATACGATGCTTACTATTTTGTCGAAGATTCTATACCTAACATCATCGATGAATATACAGAATTAACGGGAGAACCCGCGCTCTTACCAGAATATGCCTTTTATGTAGGACATTTAGATTGTTTTAATGGTGAACATAATGGGCATGGTGATAATCGATCACTTATGGAAGATGGACTTAACACGTTGAATAGCTATATGGAGAATGATATGCCCCTGGGTTGGTTCACACCCAATGACGGCTATGGATGTGGATATGATGGGTTAGATAATTTAGAAGAATTTACTACTGCAGCAAATGAGCAAAATGTTAAAACAGGCTTATGGACAGAAAGTGAACTTGAGCCAGACCCCGATTTACCAGAAGATGATCCATTGCGCAGAGACCTCGACGGTGAAATTCAAGCTGGCGTTAGAGCGATTAAAACAGATGTTGCTTGGGTTGGTCCAGGCTATTCCATGGCATTAGATGCTACACGACTAGCTGCAGAAGGTATTTCCAAAGAAGAAAACTCTGGTGGAGCTCGTCCTTTCATCGTTTCATTAAATGGTTGGGCAGGCACTCAGCGATATGCGAGTCTTTGGTCGGGTGATCAATATGGTGGCAACTGGGAATATATAAGAATGCATATCCCAACTTACATTGGAGCAGGTTTATCAGGTAACCCAAATGTCGGTTCAGACATGGATGGCATATTTGGTGGAGATGAAGTCATTCAAACTAGAGATTTCCAGTGGAAAACATTTACTCCTACGCAGTTAGATATGGATGGTTGGGCTTCAAGTGGTGACGATTATACACACGAGAAAACCCCTTGGAATTATGGTGAGCCATATGCTTCCATAAATAGGTTGTATTTGAAATTGAAGTCACAAATGCTTCCGTATAATTATACGATTGCTGAAGAATCAACGTCTGAGTCTATGCCAATGGTTAGAGGGATGATGCTTGAATATCCAGATGATCCATATACGTATGGAACGGAAACGCAATATCAGTATATGTGGGGTCCTAATCTTTTAGTTGCTCCTGTTTATAAGGAAAGCGACCATGAAGCAGGGGTAAGAGATGAAATATACCTTCCAGATGAGGATCAAGTTTGGATAGACTATTTTACAGGTGAGCAATATGAGGGCGGTTCCGTGATTCATAATTTCGAAGCTCCACTATGGAAGACCCCTGTATTTGTAAAAAATGGTGCAATTATTCCAATGGCACCGGAAAACAACTCACCTGATGAGTTAGATGGTACGGAAAATAGAATATTTGATATATACCCAGAAGGAGAATCGGAGTTCACCATGTATGAAGATGATGGTGAGAGTGTGGATTATAAAGATAATAAAAATATGCGAACGAAGATCACTTCCATTGTTGAAGAAGATACAGCTGTTATAACCGTTGATAAAGCGAAAGGAAACGGATATGATGGCATAATTAAAGACAGAGGTACAGAGTTTATTGTAAATACACAACAAGAACCTGAAGATTTAACTGTTCATATAGGTGATGAAGAAATTGATTTAACAGAAGTAAAAACGGAAGAAGAATATGAAGAATCAAGTAACGTGTTCTTCTATAATGAAGAACCGAATTTGAATAAATATTCGACAGAAGGGTCAGAGTTTGAAGATAACGAAATAATAACAACACCAAAACTATATGTGAAAATAGAGAAAACAGATATCACTGCGAATGATATTTCATTAACTGTAGATGGTTTTAATAACACTCCAAAAGAGGAAGTAATAGATGACGAAGTTCCTGAAACTCCAACCAATTTACGAGCTAATGAGGAAGAGGTTACTGCCGATGAAATCAAATTAGAGTGGGATCAGGTGGAAGATGAAAATGTACAATATGAAGTAATGATAGATGGCGTGATTCATAGTAACGTCTTTACGAAAAATGACGAAGATCCTTACTTTACTCACTCAGATTTAAACTACGATACTGACTATACGTATAAGGTCCGAGCAGTGAATACAAAAGGGCCTTCAGAATGGAGTGAAGAGCTAAAAGTTAGAACTGAACTTGACCCATTCCGAAATGTACCTGAAAATATGACAGCAACCGCAAGCAGTTATCAATCAGGGGAAGAAGCCGAGAATGCAATAGATGGAGATGAAAATACACAATGGCATACGGAATGGGGAGAGGCAAATCTACCATACACATATGAAATCGATATGCAGCTTGCCTATGATTTAGACAAATTTGAATATCTGCCTAGAATAGATGCTGGCAATGGAACGATTTTAAATTACGATTTAGATGTCAGTTTAGATGGCAAAACGTATAAAAATATCGTTAAAGATGGTTCCTTTGAGGCAAACAATCAACTTAAAACGATTGATTTTGATGAAACCGTACACGCTCGATTCATAAAATTAACAATCACAGATAGTGTAGGCGACTTCGGATCTGCAAGAGAATTCAGACCTTACAAGAAAAATAAAACGGAGGGATGGGTTGTTGGAAAAAATATATCCGATGGAGCAGAAGGCGAAATAGGCGAAGATGATCTGAATTTCTTCGCAAGTTATATGGGAGTGGACAAAACGGATAGTTCCTGGAATCAAGTGATGAAAGGCGATATTAATTATAATGGTGTCATTGACGCCTATGACCTGATGTATGTAGCCAGTCACTTGGGCGAAGAACCTCTTGAAGAAACTGGTGAGTCAATAGAAGGATCACTGGATGTTAGACCTAGTAAACTGCAACTAGAAAAAGGAGAAGAGTTCACGGTAGATATTATTGGAAATAACCTGCAAGATATAAATGCTTTTAATTTAGAGTTAACATTTGATCCAAGTAAATATAAACTGGCAGACGACGGAATAAATCCAACTGATGCCACAAAACATATGTTGAATTATTCCAAACAAAATGGACAAAGAATGATGGTGGCACTCTCGAATAAAGGTTCCCAGCCAACATTGGAAGGTAATGAAACAATAGCCACAGTCAAATTAGAGGCAAGAGAAGATACCGAGTTTGACGCCTCTATTACAAGATCATTACTTTTAAACACATCCTTTGACACAGTTGATGAAATTGGAGATATATTAGAACCCAAAGATGATGAGATCAGTGCAGCTCAAATAAAGTCACTTGTAGAAGAGTTGAACGAAGAAGGAGAATTTGAAGATAATAGCACTGTTCGTTCCTTAACGATGCATTTGGAAGCTGTTAGCCATTACGAAGGAAATGAAGAAGCCAAAAAAGTTGTTAAACACATGAATAGTTTTAAACAATTATTGAATCACCAAAGGAAAAATCAGTTGATTTCAGAACAAGGATTTAGCATGTTGAAAGAAAAAAGTGATTCCTTATTAGAAAAATGGCAATAA